CAGCTCCTCCGAGGTATAAAATTCCATCCGGGAGAGAATGCCGAAACGATCCCGCAGGGGGCTGGTCAACATGCCCGCCCGGGTGGTGGCCCCCACCAGGGTAAAGGAGGGCAGGTCGATCTTGATGGAGCGGGCCGATGGCCCTTCGCCAATCATGATGTCCAGCTGATAATCCTCCATGGCTGGATAGAGAATCTCCTCCACGGCCGGGCTCAAACGGTGGATCTCATCGACAAACAGCACATCCCTCTGATCCAGGTTGGTGAGAAGGGCGGCCAGATCCCCGGCTTTTTCGATAATGGGGCCGGAAGTGGTGCGCAACCCCACCCCCATCTCCATGGCGATGATCTGGGCCAGGGTGGTTTTGCCGAGGCCTGGTGGGCCATAGAGGAGGGTATGATCCAACGCCTCTCCCCGGGCCTTGGCGGCATTGAGAAAGACAGTCAGATTGGCCTTGAGTTTTATCTGGCCGATAAATTCATCCAGCTCCCGGGGGCGTAGCCCCTTTTCGATGAGTTGTTCACCGGGCTCTGGTTCAGCATCGATCAGGCGATCTTGATCCCTATCCATCCGGGCTTGGCCTTGCTCCTTAAGGTTTGGGCCGTTCCGGTTTGTTGAAGATGTTGATACCGGTCTGGCGAATTCCTGGCCGATCCGTGGTCCAGGAGGGCGTTACATGTTCTTTGGGTGGCTATGGTGGGCTATTTGTTCTTTTTGCCTTTTTTCTTATGGGCGATTTTGGCTGGTACCTCAATGCGTTCTGCCATGATGGTTCGGGCCGCCTCTTGGGCTGCGGCGTGGAGGGCCTGTTCGCTTAAAGCTTCCAGACGCGCTTCCAGGGCGCTGATGCGAGCGGTCATTTCCGATTCAGACTTGATCCGCTCCCGCTCCAGGCGGTTGATTTTATCATCCTGGCGTTCCAAAAGACGCTGGAAGGCGGCGATGGATTCCCGGGTGTGCTCTCTCAAGCCGTCAAAACGGGTGGCATTGGCCACCAGGGCCTTGTAAAGATCGGCCATCTTTTGGGCCAGATCAGCCAGATTTTCCCTTACCCCTTGGGACATGGATCGCTCCCGCTATCGTTCATGCTGAAAAAGAGGTCGCCCAACGTCGATAGCCGTCCAGATCCCCGGAATAGCGATCAATGGCATCGGTGAGTCGGTCTTCTTCGGTTTGGACCTGATTGAGTTCCTGCTCCAGTTGATCGAGCAGACCACTGATATCGCTCATTTCCCGGAAGCTGGCAGCCTCAAAGCTCGCCCGCAAAAAGGCCTGAAGCTCGGGGGCTTGGCGGGAGCGGAAGGAAAAGGCACTCAAAAACCGATCCCAGGCTGCCGTGACTGTTTCGGGATCGAAAGAGCTGTCGATATCTTCTGGCAGTATCTGGAAAAAAAAGGCTGTGAGGGTCGGCTTGTCGATGATCTCAAGTCCGGGATCCAGGAGCTTGGAAATTTCCGCGACACTTTCCGGGGCTGACAGGTAGGCGGATAAAAATTTTTTGAGTTTTTGCGGATTTTTGGGTGTTTCGGCGAGACCACCCACAAAGGCCAGCGCCCCTCCAGCCAAGGCTCCCCCCAGCTGTTTCATCAGCTCGTAACTCAGCTCCGGCACGCCCACGGCGTGTCGTTTTCCCAAAGCTTCCAATACCCCACGCAGGATTTCCCGGGTCAGGCTGGATGTGATGACTTGATCGGCTAACATGTATCAGGAGGCCCCCGAACACCCCTTGAAGGAAGGAGAATCCACAAAAACTCTAACACAATCAAAGGCACGCAAGCAAAGGGGATATTGCATTCCAAAAAGGTGTGGAATAAGGGAAAAAGTGAGGGGATGGGGCATGATCCTGGATCCGGCAGTTGGGCGTGCACACGATCCGCAGCCTCTTGATCCGTTCAAGCAAATCGGGAAAAAGCCTCATGACCAATCAGATCACCACGACTCCCAAAAATTCACCATACAAACCAACAGCCTACAGCAGCTACATATGCCCAACCGCCGGATCTGGGATGATTGATTGGCAGGGGTTCAATGGGAGTGGGAAGGGGGCCATGATCTTTTTTATTTGGTGGGGCAGGGCAGGGTGGTGAGGATTTTTTCTACCTGAGCCATGATTTTACTGCTGCTGCTGACGACATGACGGGCTTCGTTCAGGAGATGCTCCCGGTCGAGATCATAATCTGCTTCATGCCGTTTGCTAATAAGGGGAGAGAGTTGTTTTCCAGCATTTCTGATTTGATTGATCTGTTTGGGTTCAATGGCAGAATTGTTGGCAACAGTGAAACCAAACAAGGCGTTGACCAAGGCGCGATGGCTTCCCATGCCGCCACTGCCACGGATATCCAGGCCCAATCTGCGTGCCAGGTTACGGCAGGCGTGAAAGGCCCCATAATAGGCCCGACTGGTTGCGTTACGGTGGTCGACTTCCTCTTTTTTTTGCAGGAGAATCCGGCCACTTTCAAGAAATTCTTCAGGCGTTATTCCCATTATCCGGCACCACCCCCACAAAATCTGGTGTCACATAGCGAAAAATTTTTTCTGATCTTTCATCCAGCCCCAATCTGTTGTTGGCTTCCCATCCCAGTTCGACCGATTCCTCCACTGTGGCTCTGAGAACATACTTCAGGCTGACCCAGCCTTCATTTTCCTCAAAATGGAGCGTGGGACGGACATCAAAAACCAAGACCCCCCGCTCCCAGAACAAGGAAAAAATGGGGGAGAGGTAGTGCTCCACATCCTGGTCAGTGATGTCGTGAGATGTGAGAAAATCAATAATTTCGTGATGTGTTTCAATTCCGTGTATAGATTTATCCGGATTCAGGGCTTGCCATTGCTGGCCAAAGCGGAGGCTTTCCTGAAAACGACCGGCACCCAAGGCCGTTAGCAGGCATCCTTGCAAAAACAGCGGGTTGGAGTTGTCCAGGGCCAGGAGTTGTTTGGTGAGGGCCAATCCTTTGGGAAAAGCACCAAACTGGGAGAGTGCGGCGAGATAGTTGTAATGGTTGGATCCCGTGGTGTGGTCGTGATGCAGTGCCTGGGAATAACAGCGCATCATGGTTTTGGGATCCCGCCTGAGGACAGCCACTCCCCCCAAAAGGGCGTTGGCCTGGCCAGGATCGTTTTTCAGGGCTTTTTGGGCTTCTCTTTCAAACAGCCGCAGCTCAAACTCGGAGGGAATATAGCCGGGATCGTCCCAGAATTGACCCCAAATTTCGGCAAATCGTTCGATCGCCCGATCCAGGCTTTTTTGAGGAACCTGACTCATACGGAACTCCCACAGGTCAATTTACCAGCGGACCAGGGCAGACCCCCAGGTGAAGCCACCGCCAAAGGCTTCCAGAAGCAGGAGTTGTCCCGGTTGGATGCGACCATCCCGAACAGCCGTGTCCAAGGCCAGAGGGACGCTCGCAGCCGACGTGTTGCCGTGTTGATTGACTGTCACCACCACCTGAGCCATGGACATCCCCAAGCGTTTGGCGGTGCTTTCGATAATGCGAATGTTGGCTTGATGGGGAACCAGCCAGTCCAGGTCTGATTTATCCAGGCCATTGGCCGAGAGGGTCTGATCCACCAACCCTTCCAACACCTTGACCGCCTGTTTATAGACCTCGTTGCCCTTCATCTGTACGGAGGCGACGCCACTCACCCGGGGATCGATTTCAGGCCCCCGACCAGCCGAGACGCCACCAGAGGATTTTAAAAGATCCCGATAAGCCCCATCCGCATGAATATGGGTGGAGAGAATACCGTGACCCGTTTCACCTCCTCCTTCCAGGATAACAGCACCAGCCCCATCTCCAAAGAGAATACAGGTGCCCCGGTCGGTCCAGTCGACAATACGGGAAAATGTTTCGGCGCCAATCACCAATACCCGCTTGCAAGTGCCGGAGAGAATAAATTTTTCGCCAACGCTCAAGGCATAGATAAAACCGGAGCAGACCGCTTGAATGTCAAAAGCAGGTATCTGACTTTTGTTTGCCCCCAATTTTTCCTGGACGATGGTTGCTGTCGCTGGAAAAACCAAATCCGGGGTGGCGGTAGCGACCAGAATGAGATCGAGATCGTTGGGAGTGAGACCCGCCGCTTCCAGGGCGGCCTCAGAGGCCTTGACCGCCAGATCCGAAGTAAACTCCCCCTCCGCCGCAATGCGTCGCTCGCTGATGCCGGTGCGGGTGCGGATCCACTGGTCGGAAGTATCTACCATTTTCGCCAGTTCCTGGTTGGTCAGGCGCTTTTCAGGCAGGTAGGAGCCGGTGCCGATGATGCGGACAGGAATTCGATCCATTATTTTTTTTCCGCCTCTTGCATGGGAATGACGTTTTGCCGGATTTTATCGGTCACTTGATGGGTGGCCAGTTTGACGGCCGTCTGAATGGCTGTGGAAAAAGCCAAACCATCCGCTCCACCGTGGCTTTTGACCACCACCCCGTTCAGCCCCAAAAGCAGCGCGCCATTGTACTCTCGGGGGTCTACCCGGGAGCGAAATTTTTTCAGAGCCGGGGCAGCAAAAAGATAGCCGATTTTGGAGAGCAGGGATTGACCGAAGGCCTCTTTCAAAAAATGGCTCAGCATCTTGGCGACACCTTCAGCGGTCTTGAGGCTGACGTTGCCGACAAAGCCGTCGCACACCACCACATCCACCCCACCCAGAAAAACATCGGTGGCTTCGACGTTACCGATAAAAAATTTTTCCGTCTGCTTCAATATTTCACCTGCCTGGCGCACCACCTCGTTGCCCTTCATCTCCTCTTCACCAATATTGAGCAGCCCGATACGGGGGTTATCCATTCCCCAATAGGATTCAGCAAACACTCGGCCCATGAGGGTAAACTGACAGAGATGGTCAACGCTGCAATCAACGTTGGCACCCAGATCCAGCATCAGGGTTTTACCGGGAATGGAGGGTACGATGGAGGCGATGGCAGGGCGATCAATGCCGGGGAGGGTCTTTAAAACATATCTGGCGATGGCCATCAAAGCGCCGGTATTGCCGGATGAGACCAACGCATCCACCTCCCGGCTTTTGACCATGTTGGCCCCCACCCGAATGGAGGAGTCCCGTTTGGTGCGCATGGCCGTGGCCGGTTTTTCATCCATGGCCACCACTTGGCTTGCGTGGCGAATGCCGAACCGGTCCCGGGCAACGCCAGCCTGATCCAGCTCTTTATGGATGGCCTCTTCCTGACCCACCAGGATAAATTGCACCTTTGGGTTGCGTTTTTCAGCCAGGAGCGCGCCGTCAATCACAGCACGGGGGGCGTGATCCCCGCCCATGGCATCCAGGGCGATGGTGATCGTCACGGCAAGGGGGTCCTGAATATCACGCGTTCAACCTTTATCCGTTACCCATTCCTAATAAAGAGCCCCCATCCTGTTCCGGCTCATCTGGAGGGTGCTCCTTGATTCTTCTGCCGACTCTAATTGCGGTCACTCTATCCGGACGCTTGGCAGCCCAGCATCGGGCAGCAGAAGATCTTGCCGTTCAAAGGGCGACGGCAGTTGAAATAGTCCTCATGCCAGCCGGTATGCTTTCCGGGTCCAGCCGGCAGGCTTGCCAACGTCAGTCGATAGAGCGTCCATATCCAGCCCGATATATTTCAGGCTGGAATGCCGGTCAATCTTCCAGTTCCACCACTTCGCGGTTGTTGTACCAGCCACATTTGGGGCAGACCCGGTGGGGCATGCGGGGCTCCTGACAGTTGGAGCAGGTGGAAAGGCTGGGGGCCTTCAAGGCGTTGTGGGAGCGGCGGCTCATGGTTTTGGCTTTGGCTATTTTTTTCTTGGGGACTGCCATGGTTCTAAAAACCTCTTCTATTTCGGGTCGTTTTGTTGGTCGGACCCTTGTTTGTCGGAAATCAGCTTTTTAAGCCCAGCGAATGGCCCGCTGGCTTCGGCAGGGGTCGCACAACCACACCCCTGGTGGTTCAGATTGATCCCGCACCCTGGACAGAGTCCATGACAATCGGCCTGACACAGAGGGGTGATGGGCATATCCAGCAGCAACTCTTCAGCCACCAATCGTTGCAGGACCAGGCGGCCATCGGTCAAAAAAACCGTATCATCTT
The sequence above is a segment of the Magnetococcales bacterium genome. Coding sequences within it:
- the ruvB gene encoding Holliday junction branch migration DNA helicase RuvB; amino-acid sequence: MDRDQDRLIDAEPEPGEQLIEKGLRPRELDEFIGQIKLKANLTVFLNAAKARGEALDHTLLYGPPGLGKTTLAQIIAMEMGVGLRTTSGPIIEKAGDLAALLTNLDQRDVLFVDEIHRLSPAVEEILYPAMEDYQLDIMIGEGPSARSIKIDLPSFTLVGATTRAGMLTSPLRDRFGILSRMEFYTSEELAEIVRRSAVILNVELDDSGAGEIARRSRGTPRIANRLLKRVRDFAQVLGPGKIDRALADKALGLLEVDEIGLDHMDRRLLTTIIDKFGGGPVGLDTLSAAIGEERDTIEDVIEPYLLQEGLLDRTPRGRRATRGAYLHLGREAPMQQGTFL
- a CDS encoding ketoacyl-ACP synthase III, translating into MPVRIIGTGSYLPEKRLTNQELAKMVDTSDQWIRTRTGISERRIAAEGEFTSDLAVKASEAALEAAGLTPNDLDLILVATATPDLVFPATATIVQEKLGANKSQIPAFDIQAVCSGFIYALSVGEKFILSGTCKRVLVIGAETFSRIVDWTDRGTCILFGDGAGAVILEGGGETGHGILSTHIHADGAYRDLLKSSGGVSAGRGPEIDPRVSGVASVQMKGNEVYKQAVKVLEGLVDQTLSANGLDKSDLDWLVPHQANIRIIESTAKRLGMSMAQVVVTVNQHGNTSAASVPLALDTAVRDGRIQPGQLLLLEAFGGGFTWGSALVRW
- the plsX gene encoding phosphate acyltransferase PlsX, giving the protein MTITIALDAMGGDHAPRAVIDGALLAEKRNPKVQFILVGQEEAIHKELDQAGVARDRFGIRHASQVVAMDEKPATAMRTKRDSSIRVGANMVKSREVDALVSSGNTGALMAIARYVLKTLPGIDRPAIASIVPSIPGKTLMLDLGANVDCSVDHLCQFTLMGRVFAESYWGMDNPRIGLLNIGEEEMKGNEVVRQAGEILKQTEKFFIGNVEATDVFLGGVDVVVCDGFVGNVSLKTAEGVAKMLSHFLKEAFGQSLLSKIGYLFAAPALKKFRSRVDPREYNGALLLGLNGVVVKSHGGADGLAFSTAIQTAVKLATHQVTDKIRQNVIPMQEAEKK
- the rpmF gene encoding 50S ribosomal protein L32, whose protein sequence is MAVPKKKIAKAKTMSRRSHNALKAPSLSTCSNCQEPRMPHRVCPKCGWYNNREVVELED